One Cucumis melo cultivar AY chromosome 8, USDA_Cmelo_AY_1.0, whole genome shotgun sequence genomic window, ttttaaaattgtcaaCTTTCATGAGTGATAGTAGTTCAATATGAAAAAACACATTCTGATCTTCAATTTTATTGGCATTAGCATGCTTTTTTGAAATATCAGATAACATGCGTTCATTATTTCTAGGCCTCCTATAGTATCAAGCAAAATGTCATTGAAATATTCTCAtttttaaacatttcaaaattaCATTGGGAACTGGAATCGATTACAATTTTGAAGTTTTAGGAAACATTTCAACCTTCATGGAAAAAGTTGAGATTTTATTTTCCCAATTTGGCGTAACACGAGTCTATTTAGTATGATATTTGACCAGTTTATCGTgtctttttagaaaattaagATAAGACAATCTAAGCTACAGCTTATATTTTTCGGCACAACTTTCGTAGTAGTTAAGAGTtgatgaatagagattaaaatATTCAAGAAATTTGAAGGGATTTGAAAGCAAACCTTCCATGGTGCAAATAAATCCCATCCTCGGCGAAAGCCCGTAGCACAAATTACTGCTTCAGAATCAGAACCTATGGCCTCTGCCAACTTTGCCGAGCCTTCAGTCACATCCGCTCTGACCTGTTACAAGATCAACAAAATCACAACTAAAAGAACTCAAAAGAATTCCCAACGTAACAAATAATCAATCGAATTCTGAAAAAATTCGATGGACAAACTTACAATTTGAAGAGCAGGATTGGCTGGGGAAAGAGTAGTTTTAGCCTTGCTTACATCTCGAACCCCGGCCTTGACTGCAAATCCCCTTGCTAACAACTGCTCCACAATCTTTTTTCCAGTACTACCCGATGCACCGGCCACAAAAATCTTCCTCTTTACATTCGAATTCTCCTCGCTTTGTGTCTGTGCAACTTCTTCCGTAATTTCATTTCCTTCCATCTGCCAATAGGCAATAGAACTTAGAATAGTTCACTAAAATTCATTAAAACCTAGAAATCAATAAAAAACCCTGGCGACTTCCAATTCTTTCCGCAACATCATATACGCGATCAGTGTAATAGTCCTATTAGTGTATAGTCGATAGGAATAAGAATTACCTTGTTGGAGTTGAGAATGGAAATGGAGGAGAATCTGTTGGAGGAGAAGGAAAGGGAGAGAAAGGAATTGCAGAGAGGACAAAAATGGAGACGTTGAGAGTTGAATTTGGAGAAGGAAGAAGTGATGGCGTTGGGAAGGAAAAGAGAGGCCATTGCGGAGCCACGGATCTCTCTCCCACCGCTCTACAGCCGCCATGTAATCCCATTTTTTAACGTTTCTTATTTTCGCTCTTTCCAGtactttccttttattttccttttcttttttcttttccaactGAACTTAAAACTTAAGTTCAATATTtatcaattattttaaattttttttattaaatttcttaTAATATTACAATATTGGTATAAGGATTGCTATTGAATGATGAtgggtatatatatatgatgaattatttcatttattaggtgctcacagaaaaagaaaaaaaattatttgtgaAATCCGATTGTATTCATCATTGGGAACCTATCAATCATGAGTGAGATTTGTTAGAGTTGTTTGATTTGGATTTGTGTACGTCGCTTGGTGTCCTAAAGAGTCGTATGAGACTACTCTCGACTGTCCTTAACTATACTATTGATCTGTCTGCAGAAAGGTTTGTTGAACTCGACGATGGGCCGGGTTCAGTTGTCAGCTTTTCCTTAACTATTTTTTAGAGGAAAGTAATTTCTCTTTGATCTATTTATTAGCAAAAAGGGTATCAACTCACGAAACAACTTCAAATTACACCTTTATTAAATATAGATAAATAGACATAGGAAATTAAGTTGCTTACTATTAATTACTATATACTGGAGGTTGGAggtttcaattttaaaatataataataataataataatcataataattgaCAGTACTTaaaagtgagaaaaagaaaaaaaagaagaaataatcTATTGGAGAAGGAAATACACAAGATCCGTGATCAATAAAGGAAATCTGTGAAAGGCAACTCTGGTGGCAACCAAGTGAAGGGGCGTTTGGCCTCGAGTCTGAACTCAAAAACACATACAATGTGCCACCAAACCAACACTCTTCATCCGTAAAATCGCCTTCTGCCATGACAtgctatttaaaattttaaacataTACATACTTTTAAGTCCAGGCCCCAGAGAATTGGCTGCTAATTGACAAAGGTGTTAGGAAAGAGATTTGCTATTTTCAGTCTTGTGTAACCAAACAGGATGGCTAAAAGTTCATATATATTGTTAAGATTGGACATTCCTTTTTTCCCTTCTCAAGCTAAAAGGACCCTTCAGCCATATACTCAGGAGCTATTGATAAAAAATCAATTCTCTATCAATTACATTCAATCAAGCACCAAGATGAGGGCTAAGCACaatttttgaagaaaatatGTACCAACTGATCGATTTAGCAAGTTCTAGTAAGGTTGCCCAGTAACTGGGACAGATGAGTAAAAAATAGAAACACAAGTGACGGCTTCCGCGAGTACAAAAAGCTGATTCCAACCGACTTTTTCTAGCTTTGTTCGTAAAAGTACTCCAGGCATGTTTTTACAGGAAAATAATCTTCCACCAAGTTTGTTTCTCCTGGAAGTGTTCTACTTCTGTTAACAATAGAGGAACATATGAAAAGGGTTAAAGCTCAATTCAAGCTGTGAGTTGAGACACTTAAATTGAACAGTAAAAACCAGCTAGCAATTGTGGAGTGAGTTCGTCTTGACATCTTTAGAACAAGAACATGGATGCAGGCCACttcaaattataagaaaaaatggaaaaagtgaAGTTTAAGCCATCTCAAAACTGGGATTTACAAGtaccgaaaaaaaaaaaaacttgcaTATAAGGGCAAGAGTTTTTGAAAAGTTAACCAAGGTGTAATCATGGCGGGAGGGGAACTAAAGTGACTACGACTGTACCTATGTTAAGTTCCTGCTTAGAATAGTCGTCAAGAATCATGATATCATATGGACCATGGTATCAGCTATCATTACCCTGTTATCATCTTGCAGTCTCTGCCAATTTTCAAACTCCAAGTATTAGATCCCAAACAATATAACTCGCAATTAAGAAGATATTGGCGTAGATCAAGTTACGTGTTATTGGAACTTTTTCATTTACCTGCAAGAGCAACATTATTTCAGCCGTAGTGTAACGATTATCTGCTGCAGCATTAACAATGTTCTCAATATCTGCAAT contains:
- the LOC103484377 gene encoding uncharacterized protein At2g34460, chloroplastic; this encodes MASLFLPNAITSSFSKFNSQRLHFCPLCNSFLSLSFSSNRFSSISILNSNKMEGNEITEEVAQTQSEENSNVKRKIFVAGASGSTGKKIVEQLLARGFAVKAGVRDVSKAKTTLSPANPALQIVRADVTEGSAKLAEAIGSDSEAVICATGFRRGWDLFAPWKVDNLGTVNLVEACRGLGINRFILISSILVNGAAMGQILNPAYIILNALGLVLIAKLQAEKHIRNSGINYTIIRPGGLKNEPPTGNLVMTPEDTLYEGSISRDLVAEVAVEALLHSQASYKVVEIVSRADAPKRSYEDLFGSVKQC